ttGCATTAGTTTCGACACCTTTCTCTATTTCTGTAGAAAACCGGTATTCAAACTAGTAAAACCGGTATTACCGGTTTTACCGGTTTCTCTTCCCTACTTCTATCAATATCAACAATCCGAAACTTCTACGGTTGCTACCTTTCGAAGATATTGCCCATTGAAAATCGTGATATTTCGACTACTTGGGGCTATAGCTGCCCAACCAGATGTTCcaatgtcattttttgtttataaacagTTTTACAATTAGTCCTGCTACTGATCCCAATATAAGTCAGAATTAACCGCTACTCTACCGGCCGTTGACGACACAGCTGCTGGTTTTCAGAAACGGCACAGCCGTTCGGTCtgattttttcctgtgtgatgttcttgtccatTACTtgattaataataatattggtggtcggcgttccctatttaatctcgtttcaaaccaaccgtgtgCACACGTCAGCCACTGCAGAATAACTGTGACTATCGTGGACTAAGTCAACTAAGACCATCTACCTGACTTAacacttttactaaaaaagCCGTTGATAAAAtagaattaaatattttaatattggAATTTATCtacaaaacttattttttttccttttgtttctttaaatATTGTTCTCTTAACAAAACCGCACAATTTAACACACTtaaatttatgtgaatttatatttatcaTTATACAAGTAGCATTATTCTTGCAGTAATAAGTATGGAAAGGTTTTAATGATGGAAAGATTTTACTACTCTTTTTCGGTTTATTAATTAGCCGGTCGGTGTTATACGcacaaattctaaaatttacattttatgtcgCTAATAGTCGGCGTAGTTACTGTATAATAAATAGAAGGGAGCGATCCGCACATAATATATCTAACAAACTTTATCCTCAAACGAAcggcgacaaaaaaaaatcactccaAACAGGCTTTAATGCCGTTCCATTTATACGTTGAGACCAGCAGATGGTAATTCTTGCCAAACACTTTAAGCTAATGCGGCAAAATGCTGTGGGTCATCACCGGATAGGATATAATCGGCTGCGTTGCATTTGACATGGCCAATGCTTGTGAGGTATTTATCGCCAGCCCCATTGACGGtgctgaaaaatttgattttttttttgttagtaaTTTCGTCCAAAACTTCACTAAATATATTAAACAACCTGTGGCCAGTGTGGGCGTTAACGTTATTTGAGATGTTCCAAGAATTTGTGACGCATTCATTGCTTGAGACGTTGTACTGAGGGTACTCATTCCTTGTTGAGCTAACTGTGCCAATTGCTGACCTTGCGATGTTGCAGCAATTGCCAACGGTGTACATGAGCTACTGGCGATGATTTGAGTCTGACCGGACATACTGACAATGGGCGTAGCCTGCATTTGAACTGTTTGAACTGGAGCTATGGATACGGCGTTTATAACTTGCTGAAAGGTTAAAGCAGAAAATGTTGTAGCGCAAACGACCGGTCCATGGTTGATTTACACTTACAGTTGCCTGTGGTTGAGATGTCGTTACTGTTACAGGGTTAACAACCGCCGAACATTGCTGGGCATTGGACAATCGTAGCTGTGCGTTTTGAGACATCAAATAGTCGTTAGATGCTCGCAGTTCGGCAATTTTCACTTCGTTTGCTTCGACACGTCTCCGCAGTTGAGATATTTCTTCCTCAAATCTACGTAGTATGCCGATAATGTCGGGCGAGGAATTGATGTTATCTGTGTCGCTGCGGAAACGCTTGAACGGTTCATACCGTTCGGATGACGCACTACGTTTCATAGCCCCGAAATCATCGACTAATTGCTGCGAATGGTGTTGCTGTGACGGATTTTGCGACATATAATCGGCACTCGGTCGCTGCATGTCGCACGTCTGATT
This window of the Bradysia coprophila strain Holo2 unplaced genomic scaffold, BU_Bcop_v1 contig_324, whole genome shotgun sequence genome carries:
- the LOC119079506 gene encoding zinc finger CCCH domain-containing protein 10-like, with amino-acid sequence MNSGNMPASQSMPTSMGQSTQSNNGCYGGNDIQKPNRICRDFVQGYCRRKYCRYPHVVSSDLVVFCHDFQNSRCPRINCKFLHYTLEEEEYYRKYNKFPVNVAEMQYDRSSPSAIFCAEMLNTGHCRHRDCQYHSENHPPAPPPSQPNQNCTAPSMRRIEFDQKWTERSMMIRDNYNQTCDMQRPSADYMSQNPSQQHHSQQLVDDFGAMKRSASSERYEPFKRFRSDTDNINSSPDIIGILRRFEEEISQLRRRVEANEVKIAELRASNDYLMSQNAQLRLSNAQQCSAVVNPVTVTTSQPQATQVINAVSIAPVQTVQMQATPIVSMSGQTQIIASSSCTPLAIAATSQGQQLAQLAQQGMSTLSTTSQAMNASQILGTSQITLTPTLATAPSMGLAINTSQALAMSNATQPIISYPVMTHSILPH